The Candidatus Moraniibacteriota bacterium genome has a segment encoding these proteins:
- a CDS encoding L,D-transpeptidase family protein produces the protein MRKVVFFIIFLINFCLFFSEFSFAEIFFAPEGFSTYQVKKGDVLGKIAPCEHWDLIKRVNRVDESHLPAGKSIFIPINPEKANRFIPIPKTIEKAKNQKRILYIFLDRQYFGAYENGHLSFWGPISSGKKGLDTPVGNFSVKWKTGLYKSKKYDAEMPFAINISDAGFFIHQQSLPGKPASHGCIRLLKEDAQKMYNWIKKNDPVVIK, from the coding sequence ATGCGGAAGGTTGTTTTTTTTATCATTTTTTTAATTAATTTTTGTTTATTTTTTTCGGAATTTTCTTTTGCTGAAATTTTTTTTGCACCTGAAGGATTTTCAACTTATCAAGTTAAAAAAGGAGATGTTCTAGGCAAAATCGCTCCCTGCGAGCATTGGGACCTGATTAAAAGAGTTAATAGAGTTGATGAAAGTCATTTGCCTGCTGGCAAAAGTATTTTTATTCCAATCAACCCTGAGAAGGCAAACCGTTTTATACCAATTCCTAAAACAATAGAGAAAGCAAAAAATCAAAAACGTATTCTCTATATTTTTTTGGATAGGCAATATTTTGGTGCTTATGAAAATGGTCATCTGTCTTTCTGGGGGCCAATTTCTTCTGGTAAAAAAGGATTAGACACGCCAGTTGGAAATTTTTCTGTAAAGTGGAAGACTGGTTTATACAAATCAAAAAAATATGATGCGGAAATGCCTTTTGCAATCAACATTTCTGATGCTGGATTTTTTATTCATCAACAGTCTCTTCCGGGGAAACCAGCATCCCACGGCTGCATCCGCCTTCTAAAGGAAGATGCGCAAAAAATGTATAATTGGATCAAAAAAAATGATCCGGTTGTAATTAAATAA
- a CDS encoding helix-turn-helix domain-containing protein, which yields MVRFTTKKIDSLTLGERMKKIRNERRLSLAEISKSTKIQSKYLEYLEEGEYMKLPADVYVKGFIKSYATFMGLDDIGLIKQYQREKGIHKNIKKISDDDKNNIPIKFSSFIITPKIIIISAIILVAVAILAYLYKEVNSFISTPRLVVIKPSDGSSVEGNSIHVTGIAEKDALVFINDQPVMVNENGEFGEDVGLKPNLNIITVKVRNKFDKENSQTFSVNANFHDSSQQGSDKIPEQNMSEQLEKSDEFYAEIYVNPSPTWLYIEVDGDLKYSGVLLPQSIKSFNVKNKISVTSGKGNQTFIKINGNDMGILSDIPGVVRSIEYNFKGKIN from the coding sequence ATGGTTAGATTCACCACTAAAAAAATTGATTCCCTGACGCTAGGCGAGCGTATGAAAAAAATCAGAAATGAACGCAGGTTAAGTCTGGCTGAGATTTCAAAGAGTACAAAAATACAATCTAAATATCTGGAATATCTAGAAGAAGGAGAATATATGAAACTTCCTGCTGATGTATATGTCAAAGGATTTATCAAAAGTTATGCGACTTTTATGGGTTTGGATGATATAGGTCTTATTAAACAATATCAACGTGAAAAAGGAATCCATAAAAATATAAAAAAAATTTCTGATGATGACAAAAATAATATTCCGATAAAATTTTCAAGTTTTATCATTACTCCTAAAATTATTATTATAAGTGCAATTATATTAGTGGCCGTAGCTATTCTTGCATATCTTTATAAGGAGGTTAACAGTTTTATTTCAACTCCACGCTTAGTTGTTATAAAACCTAGTGATGGTTCATCTGTGGAGGGAAACTCAATACATGTCACGGGTATTGCCGAAAAAGATGCATTAGTATTTATAAATGATCAGCCTGTTATGGTTAATGAAAATGGAGAATTTGGTGAGGATGTTGGATTAAAACCGAATTTGAATATTATAACCGTAAAGGTACGCAATAAATTCGATAAAGAAAACTCACAAACATTCTCAGTCAATGCAAATTTTCATGATTCTTCACAACAGGGATCTGATAAAATACCAGAACAGAACATGTCAGAACAATTAGAAAAATCAGACGAATTTTATGCTGAAATATATGTAAATCCCAGCCCGACGTGGTTATATATAGAAGTAGATGGTGATCTTAAATATAGCGGAGTGCTCTTACCTCAATCTATTAAGTCTTTTAATGTAAAAAATAAAATAAGCGTGACTTCTGGCAAGGGAAATCAGACATTTATAAAAATAAATGGCAATGATATGGGTATTTTGAGTGATATTCCGGGAGTAGTAAGAAGTATAGAGTATAATTTTAAAGGTAAAATTAATTAA
- a CDS encoding DNA translocase FtsK 4TM domain-containing protein, translated as MGRQKKHNQEIEENERIPVISGDIKRSIVAITLFVLAVLFILGFLSEAKIVDAGILGKFLNSAASWIFGVGKYVSPFVLIVAGIILLFRKETLFYVSKLLGVFTAFIGLLGLIHILSYDVDKLLQAAQDGTGGGFLGYIFAFIFLKLAGKIGGSVILIALLLIGIIVAFNFSIVKLIDKFIHKKSDENSEKENEEYIADEREEEPIPESKEEKEKKTEFVEEINNESEEEMRMKKILKKAAAWMPSGKNKKIISDQNIDWELPPIDLLDNTIEKAQGGDVDKNAKIIQDTLRNFGIEVELGEIKTGPTVTQYSFRPAVGVKLSRITALSNDLALRLAARQVRIEAPIPGRSLVGVEVPNKKTALIRLPELLQALEFENRKSNLLLALGKDVSGNYIFSDLKKMPHLLIAGSTGSGKSVCINTIILSLLYQNSPQDLKLILIDPKRVELTPYNGIPHLLSDVIVENGKVINALKWSIGQMEQRYKLMQDAGAKDIMSFNEKAAKGGTLNRINNETGEIVEEKIEKIPYIVIIIDELADLMASHGKEVEGAVIRLAQMARAVGIHLILSTQKPIVTVITSLIKSNIPTRIAFRVPALMDSRTILDASGAEKLLGNGDMLFSAAESVDLRRIQGVFISEEEVKRVVKFIKNQKFEKIEDNIDNEINIEEHKELGNNNGEVNTVYDRDKIDFSSIPENDGMEDQRYEEAKGIVLQAKKASSSLLQRRMKIGYSRAARLIDILEERGIIGPADGAKPREILLGNENQTSYESSMEDQIVRDKWQM; from the coding sequence ATGGGAAGACAAAAAAAACATAATCAGGAAATAGAAGAAAATGAAAGAATTCCGGTAATATCTGGTGATATAAAACGCAGTATAGTTGCCATAACGCTTTTTGTTTTGGCAGTTCTTTTTATTCTAGGTTTTCTTTCTGAAGCAAAAATAGTTGATGCTGGTATTTTAGGCAAATTCCTTAATTCAGCTGCTAGCTGGATATTTGGGGTTGGGAAATATGTCTCTCCTTTCGTACTTATTGTAGCAGGAATAATTTTGCTTTTTCGCAAAGAAACATTATTTTATGTTTCGAAATTGCTAGGAGTATTCACAGCCTTTATAGGACTTTTAGGACTTATACATATTCTTTCATATGATGTAGATAAACTTCTCCAAGCAGCCCAGGATGGAACCGGCGGGGGTTTTCTAGGCTACATATTCGCTTTTATTTTTTTAAAGCTCGCTGGAAAAATCGGAGGGTCAGTTATTCTTATCGCTCTTTTATTAATTGGAATAATTGTGGCTTTTAATTTTTCAATAGTGAAATTAATCGATAAATTTATCCATAAAAAATCAGATGAAAATAGTGAAAAAGAAAATGAAGAATATATTGCTGATGAGAGAGAAGAAGAACCAATACCAGAAAGTAAAGAAGAAAAAGAAAAAAAGACAGAATTTGTAGAAGAAATCAACAATGAAAGTGAGGAAGAAATGCGAATGAAAAAAATTCTTAAAAAAGCAGCAGCTTGGATGCCGAGCGGAAAGAATAAAAAAATAATTTCAGATCAGAACATCGATTGGGAATTACCCCCAATTGATTTATTGGATAATACTATTGAAAAAGCTCAGGGTGGAGATGTAGATAAAAATGCTAAAATAATTCAGGATACTCTAAGAAACTTTGGTATAGAAGTTGAATTAGGAGAAATAAAAACAGGGCCTACAGTTACTCAATACAGTTTTCGTCCGGCAGTAGGCGTAAAATTAAGCAGAATAACAGCATTAAGCAACGATTTAGCTCTTAGATTGGCTGCTCGCCAAGTTAGAATCGAAGCGCCGATTCCAGGAAGATCGCTTGTTGGAGTTGAGGTTCCTAATAAGAAAACAGCATTGATAAGACTCCCGGAGTTATTACAGGCGCTTGAATTTGAAAACAGAAAATCAAATCTATTGTTAGCATTAGGTAAAGATGTCAGCGGAAACTATATTTTTAGTGATCTTAAAAAAATGCCACACCTATTGATTGCTGGTTCCACAGGCAGTGGTAAAAGTGTCTGTATAAACACCATAATATTATCTTTACTTTATCAGAATTCTCCGCAAGATTTAAAACTTATTTTAATTGATCCAAAAAGGGTTGAGCTCACGCCTTATAATGGAATTCCTCATCTTCTTTCAGATGTAATTGTAGAAAATGGCAAAGTAATCAATGCTCTAAAGTGGTCTATCGGACAAATGGAACAAAGATATAAATTAATGCAAGATGCTGGTGCTAAGGATATTATGTCATTCAATGAAAAAGCTGCTAAAGGTGGAACATTAAATCGCATAAATAATGAAACAGGTGAAATTGTAGAAGAAAAAATAGAAAAAATACCGTATATAGTAATTATTATAGATGAACTAGCTGACTTAATGGCATCACATGGCAAAGAAGTAGAAGGTGCGGTAATACGTTTGGCTCAAATGGCACGAGCAGTTGGCATACATCTTATACTGAGTACACAAAAACCTATTGTTACAGTGATTACTAGCCTTATTAAGTCAAATATTCCTACTCGTATAGCTTTCAGAGTTCCGGCGCTTATGGATTCTCGTACCATACTCGATGCAAGTGGTGCCGAAAAACTTCTTGGCAATGGAGATATGCTTTTTTCTGCAGCCGAATCAGTAGACTTAAGACGTATACAGGGAGTTTTCATTTCTGAAGAGGAGGTTAAGCGAGTTGTCAAATTTATAAAAAATCAGAAATTTGAAAAAATAGAAGACAATATTGACAATGAAATAAATATTGAAGAACATAAGGAGCTTGGCAATAATAATGGAGAAGTAAACACTGTATATGATAGAGATAAGATAGACTTTTCCTCAATTCCTGAAAATGATGGGATGGAAGATCAGCGCTACGAAGAAGCTAAGGGAATTGTTTTGCAGGCAAAAAAAGCTTCTTCTTCTCTTTTACAAAGGCGCATGAAAATTGGATATTCACGTGCTGCGCGTCTCATAGATATATTGGAAGAGCGCGGGATTATAGGTCCGGCAGATGGAGCAAAGCCGCGTGAAATTTTGCTTGGAAATGAAAATCAAACATCCTATGAAAGCTCTATGGAAGATCAGATAGTTAGAGATAAATGGCAAATGTAG
- the efp gene encoding elongation factor P, protein MLGITEIKSGKNILWEGSPYVVMNAEHSKTGRAGAVLRTKLKNLLTGNVLEKTFNGSDKVDEADMSKTKAQYLYPEHDGFVFMDTSSYDQFSLPKDVVGEANLYLLEGTEVTVLNFNDTPVNIELPIKVTLTVVEAPPGIKGDTAGTGGKVVKMETGLKVSVPLFINEGDKLIINTEKGEYVSRA, encoded by the coding sequence ATGCTAGGAATCACAGAAATAAAATCTGGGAAAAATATACTTTGGGAAGGATCTCCCTATGTAGTCATGAATGCAGAACATTCAAAAACAGGACGCGCTGGAGCAGTTTTGAGAACTAAATTGAAAAATCTTTTAACCGGCAATGTTTTAGAAAAGACTTTCAATGGTTCAGATAAAGTTGATGAGGCAGATATGTCCAAAACTAAAGCTCAGTATCTGTATCCAGAACATGACGGCTTCGTTTTTATGGACACCAGCTCTTATGATCAGTTTTCTCTTCCGAAAGATGTCGTCGGTGAAGCTAATTTATATTTGCTTGAGGGAACAGAAGTAACAGTTTTAAATTTCAACGATACCCCGGTAAACATAGAATTGCCGATAAAAGTAACCTTGACAGTGGTTGAAGCTCCACCAGGAATAAAAGGCGATACTGCAGGCACGGGAGGTAAAGTCGTAAAAATGGAAACAGGACTTAAGGTTTCTGTTCCCTTGTTTATAAATGAGGGTGACAAACTTATCATCAATACTGAAAAAGGAGAGTATGTTTCAAGAGCATAA
- the recA gene encoding recombinase RecA, with product MQNVEKKDVDKLVEDIQEKYGEGMIMKLGDVRKVDVESIPTGSISLDIALGIGGVPRGRIIEVYGPESSGKTTLALHIVANSQKLGGTAAFVDAEHALDPEYAKKIGVKINELLISQPDTGEQALDIVETLVRSGVVDVIVVDSVAALVPKAEIEGDMGDQHVGRQARLMSQALRKLTAIIARSNATVIFINQIRMKIGVMFGNPETTTGGQALKFYSSVRIEVRRSAQIKKGEEIVGNRTKVKIVKNKVAPPFKTAEFDIMYNEGISLAGDIIDAGVKYEVIKKSGNALSFEDEKLGAGRESAKTFLKENPKIINRIFREIINKAKLMP from the coding sequence ATGCAAAATGTAGAAAAAAAAGATGTGGACAAGCTGGTTGAAGATATTCAGGAAAAATATGGCGAAGGTATGATTATGAAATTGGGCGACGTGAGAAAAGTCGATGTAGAATCTATTCCGACAGGTTCTATTTCTCTTGATATAGCCTTAGGAATAGGAGGAGTTCCGCGCGGCAGAATCATTGAAGTTTATGGTCCGGAATCTTCAGGTAAAACTACCCTGGCTCTTCATATTGTGGCTAATTCACAAAAATTGGGCGGAACAGCTGCATTTGTCGATGCTGAACATGCCTTAGATCCAGAATATGCTAAAAAAATAGGTGTTAAAATAAATGAATTACTCATTTCTCAGCCTGACACAGGAGAACAAGCTTTAGATATAGTGGAGACTTTAGTACGCAGTGGAGTTGTCGATGTTATTGTAGTCGACTCAGTTGCTGCTCTAGTTCCTAAAGCCGAAATAGAAGGTGATATGGGTGATCAGCATGTCGGTCGCCAAGCAAGACTCATGTCGCAAGCTCTTAGGAAACTTACTGCAATAATAGCGCGTTCAAATGCTACAGTTATCTTTATTAATCAGATTCGTATGAAGATAGGGGTAATGTTTGGCAATCCCGAAACAACCACAGGAGGGCAGGCTCTAAAATTTTATTCCTCAGTGCGTATTGAAGTTCGTCGAAGCGCACAAATAAAAAAAGGTGAAGAAATAGTTGGCAACCGTACTAAAGTTAAAATTGTTAAAAATAAAGTTGCGCCCCCATTTAAAACTGCAGAATTCGATATCATGTATAACGAAGGCATCTCGCTTGCCGGGGATATTATAGATGCGGGAGTTAAATATGAAGTAATTAAAAAATCTGGCAATGCACTTTCATTTGAAGATGAAAAACTGGGAGCGGGGAGGGAAAGCGCTAAAACATTTTTGAAAGAAAATCCAAAAATTATCAATAGGATTTTTAGAGAAATAATAAATAAAGCTAAATTAATGCCATAA
- the rpsR gene encoding 30S ribosomal protein S18, with protein MEKKTCYFCDQKMDKIDYKDAYLIRRFMNSQGKIYPPKRHGICTKHQRTLSQAIKRARVMALAPFVVK; from the coding sequence ATGGAGAAAAAGACTTGCTATTTCTGTGATCAAAAAATGGATAAAATAGATTACAAAGATGCTTATCTCATAAGACGTTTCATGAATTCACAGGGAAAAATTTATCCGCCAAAAAGACACGGCATCTGCACAAAACATCAAAGAACACTATCACAAGCTATCAAAAGGGCTCGCGTAATGGCTTTGGCTCCTTTTGTAGTTAAATAA
- a CDS encoding 30S ribosomal protein S6: MQYELFYLVGERQEANLDKIKGDINSLLVSVKASLLEPELFEKRKLAYEIKHQNKGIYITRRFELPEIENTDETNRADFGIEAITKKLNLYSDILRFMIVKTEDLPDLGAKERRKAQEMTNQKQALGRPQQRPAKQDNQTQEPAIKQISSEIEQPQITKEDTKNIDEQLDKLLDI; the protein is encoded by the coding sequence ATGCAGTACGAATTGTTTTATTTAGTCGGAGAACGCCAAGAGGCAAATCTTGATAAAATAAAAGGAGATATAAATTCCCTCCTTGTTTCAGTAAAAGCCAGCCTGCTTGAACCAGAACTTTTTGAAAAAAGAAAATTGGCCTATGAAATCAAGCATCAAAATAAAGGCATCTATATTACTCGGCGTTTCGAGCTTCCTGAAATTGAAAATACCGATGAAACGAATAGGGCAGATTTCGGAATAGAAGCAATAACAAAAAAACTTAATCTTTATAGTGATATACTGCGTTTTATGATAGTAAAAACCGAAGATCTTCCTGATCTCGGCGCTAAAGAAAGAAGAAAAGCTCAAGAAATGACCAATCAAAAACAAGCCCTTGGCCGTCCTCAACAGCGTCCTGCCAAACAAGACAATCAGACTCAAGAACCAGCTATAAAGCAGATTTCATCAGAAATTGAACAACCACAAATTACCAAAGAAGACACAAAAAATATCGACGAGCAGCTTGATAAACTTTTAGATATATAA
- a CDS encoding S24 family peptidase yields the protein MEQKLTAKQKNILEYIRELTMQNGEKPTSYRLHKHLLSKGMNESMKSVMQVIESLEKKELITRDENKKIYLVENENYGDAQNIFSIPLYGLASCGEALAYADDGVADDFLQISKNLFHKKQPEKLFAVKALGDSMNKDGISDGDYVIFEKTEAQNEFEDKIVVAVINGMATIKRYKNMGKGVIGLFPNSTNDAHHPIYLSQADVIFIAGIFHKILPVKFVSL from the coding sequence ATGGAACAAAAACTCACAGCTAAACAAAAAAATATCCTTGAATATATCCGTGAACTTACAATGCAAAATGGAGAAAAACCAACCAGCTATCGCCTGCATAAACATCTGCTTTCTAAAGGTATGAATGAAAGCATGAAATCTGTCATGCAAGTTATCGAATCTTTGGAGAAAAAAGAATTAATTACTCGTGATGAAAATAAAAAAATTTATCTGGTAGAAAATGAGAATTATGGAGATGCGCAGAATATTTTTTCTATTCCTCTTTATGGGCTAGCATCTTGCGGGGAAGCACTGGCCTATGCCGATGACGGTGTGGCAGATGATTTTTTACAAATTTCTAAAAATCTTTTTCACAAAAAACAACCTGAAAAATTATTCGCTGTCAAAGCTCTGGGAGATTCAATGAATAAAGACGGAATCAGTGATGGAGATTATGTGATTTTTGAAAAAACTGAAGCGCAAAATGAGTTTGAAGATAAAATAGTAGTGGCGGTAATCAATGGTATGGCCACTATCAAACGTTATAAAAATATGGGCAAAGGTGTGATTGGCTTGTTTCCTAACTCCACTAATGACGCCCATCACCCAATTTATCTTTCACAAGCGGATGTAATTTTTATAGCTGGAATTTTTCATAAGATTTTACCTGTAAAATTTGTTAGTCTATAG
- the ssb gene encoding single-stranded DNA-binding protein yields MNLNKVQLIGRLTRDPEIRNTPSGQTVATVSIATNRTWKDKSGQKQEKTDFHNIVMWGRTAEIAGQYLTKGQEAYFEGRLETRSYTGKDGIERRTTEIIVENMQMGSRPQGSSNYSGAATAAAAAMGAGAVASQKTPVAEEIPTINLDEEQDEVKIEDVPF; encoded by the coding sequence ATGAATTTAAACAAAGTTCAGCTCATAGGGCGTTTAACACGCGATCCAGAAATACGCAATACTCCATCTGGACAAACTGTAGCCACAGTAAGTATTGCAACTAATAGAACATGGAAAGACAAAAGCGGACAAAAGCAAGAAAAAACTGATTTCCACAATATTGTCATGTGGGGGCGAACCGCTGAAATTGCCGGCCAATATTTAACAAAGGGACAAGAAGCTTATTTTGAAGGCAGGCTTGAAACGCGTTCTTATACAGGTAAAGACGGCATAGAAAGACGAACCACTGAAATAATAGTAGAAAATATGCAAATGGGATCCAGACCACAAGGAAGCAGCAATTATTCAGGAGCCGCAACAGCGGCTGCAGCCGCCATGGGAGCAGGAGCTGTTGCCAGCCAAAAAACACCTGTTGCCGAAGAGATTCCTACCATCAATCTAGATGAGGAGCAGGATGAAGTAAAAATTGAAGATGTGCCTTTTTAA